The following coding sequences lie in one Nycticebus coucang isolate mNycCou1 chromosome 20, mNycCou1.pri, whole genome shotgun sequence genomic window:
- the LOC128573046 gene encoding uncharacterized protein LOC128573046 codes for MKLEKRAGPVGRSRGRLRARAGDRGAPGGPGHRHLRGAARLACAPLGLPGSRENLRGPGSAQSARRVPGKDPPARASGRQGGRWPGHASLRFPAVLGAGDVSELLGVKFWGSWKWFATESGLPPLHPSPGSRQMVSGPWILAGAIEAPGFPVSPAPPVEPPGTSEQRRRRGGRWEGAVRRRFSRSAADRDCRLLFSLGPSPRRSRGGLSLEATASPDRWSRSTSGGTEPHNIPGRLRWFCSSKKKSSRLCYIGFPRPPFLANSNESPVRVTGSQYSDRLRPGNPAKVPPPTP; via the exons ATGAAGCTGGAAAAACGGGCTGGACCCGTGGGGAGAAGCAGAGGGCGCCTTAGGGCGAGAGCAGGGGACCGGGGCGCTCCTGGAGGTCCCGGCCACCGTCACCTGCGCGGGGCTGCGCGATTGGCCTGCGCACCGCTGGGCCTCCCCGGCTCCAGGGAAAACCTCCGAGGTCCGGGCTCGGCCCAGAGCGCCAGGCGGGTCCCAGGGAAGGATCCGCCGGCTCGGGCCTCGGGGCGCCAGGGCGGGAGGTGGCCAGGACACGCTTCTTTGCGGTTCCCAGCGGTGTTAGGTGCGGGCGATGTCTCAGAGCTCCTTGGGGTTAAGTTCTGGGGTAGCTGGAAGTGGTTCGCGACTGAGTCAGGTCTCccacctctccacccctctcctgGAAGCCGTCAAATGGTGTCTGGGCCTTGG ATCCTCGCTGGAGCAATAGAAGCCCCTGGGTTCCCGGTGTCCCCAGCCCCGCCGGTGGAACCGCCGGGAACCAGCGAGCAGAGGCGCAGGCGAGGCGGCCGCTGGGAAGGAGCGGTGCGCCGTCGGTTTTCGCGCAGCGCTGCGGACCGGGACTGTCGGCTCCTTTTCTCCCTGGGCCCCTCACCCCGCAGAAGCCGGGGTGGCTTGAGTCTGGAAGCGACGGCTTCTCCAGACCGGTGGAGTAGGAGCACCTCAGGGGGAACTGAACCCCACAACATCCCGGGGCGTCTTCGCTGGTTTTGCTCCTCAAAGAAAAAGTCTTCACGCTTGTGTTACATCGGCTTTCCACGTCCTCCCTTCCTGGCCAATTCCAACGAAAGCCCTGTGCGTGTCACCGGCTCCCAGTACTCAGATCGCCTTAGACCAGGAAACCCAGCAAAAGTGCCCCCCCCCACACCTTAG